CTTTACTTCCACGGGTACATTTGCCAGTTCACGAAAACGTTCTGCATCTTTGAGTTCACCCACAATGTCCCCACAGTGAATGGGTATAGCTACTTCTGGTTGTAGTATCTCAGCCGCTTTGGCGGCTTCTTCCGCTGTCATTGTATAAGTTCCCCCAACTGGTAGGATGGAAATGTCAGCTTTTATATCCTTCATTTCGGGAATGATATCAGTGTCACCGGCATAGTAGATACGTTTACCTTCCGTGGAAATTATATAACCAAGCCACTTGTTTGCTTTTGGGTGATACGGCTTTTGGGGGTTATATGCCGGAACTGCTTCTACTTCTATGCCCAAA
The genomic region above belongs to Syntrophales bacterium and contains:
- a CDS encoding MBL fold metallo-hydrolase; amino-acid sequence: MKEKIFWLGHGSIRIEGEKVIYIDPWKVSGKPKADIILITHSHYDHFSPADIDKLRKPDTVIVAPSDCAKQLKGEIITVKPGDKISILGIEVEAVPAYNPQKPYHPKANKWLGYIISTEGKRIYYAGDTDIIPEMKDIKADISILPVGGTYTMTAEEAAKAAEILQPEVAIPIHCGDIVGELKDAERFRELANVPVEVKHIIRE